A DNA window from Mycobacterium sp. IDR2000157661 contains the following coding sequences:
- a CDS encoding acyl-CoA carboxylase subunit beta: MTITAPETVSESLDPRDPLLRLSTFFDDDSVELLHERDRSGVLAAAGTVNGVRTVAFCTDGTVMGGAMGVEGCAHIVNAYDQAIEEQSPIVGIWHSGGARLAEGVKALHAVGLVFEAMIRASGYIPQISVVVGFAAGGAAYGPALTDVIVMAPESRVFVTGPDVVRSVTGEDVDMASLGGPDTHHKKSGVCHIVADDELDAYERGRRLVGLFCQQGHFDRAKAEAGDTDLHALLPESARRAYDVHPIVEALLDSRADGAEPFEEFQGKWAPSIVIGLGRLAGRTVGVIANNPLRLGGCLNSESAEKAARFVRLCDAFGIPIVNIVDVPGYLPGVDQEWGGVVRRGAKLLHAFGECSVPRVTLVTRKIYGGAYIAMNSRSLGATKVYAWPDAEVAVMGAKAAVGILHKKKLAAAPADEREALHEELAAEHEKLAGGVDSAIDIGVVDEKIDPSHTRSKLTQALAEAPARRGRHKNIPL, translated from the coding sequence ATGACGATTACCGCGCCCGAGACCGTCAGCGAATCACTGGACCCGCGCGATCCGCTGCTGCGCCTGAGCACCTTCTTCGACGACGACAGCGTCGAACTGCTGCATGAGCGCGACCGTTCCGGCGTGCTCGCCGCGGCGGGCACCGTCAACGGCGTGCGCACCGTCGCGTTCTGCACCGACGGCACCGTCATGGGTGGCGCGATGGGCGTCGAGGGGTGTGCCCACATCGTCAACGCCTACGACCAGGCGATCGAGGAGCAGAGCCCGATCGTCGGCATCTGGCACTCCGGCGGCGCCCGGCTCGCCGAGGGCGTCAAGGCTCTGCACGCCGTCGGCCTGGTGTTCGAGGCCATGATCCGCGCCTCGGGCTACATCCCGCAGATCTCCGTCGTCGTCGGCTTCGCCGCGGGCGGCGCCGCCTACGGACCCGCACTGACCGACGTCATCGTGATGGCGCCGGAGAGCCGGGTGTTCGTCACCGGCCCCGACGTGGTCCGCAGCGTCACCGGTGAGGACGTCGACATGGCGTCCCTCGGCGGCCCCGACACCCACCACAAGAAGTCGGGCGTGTGCCACATCGTGGCCGACGACGAGCTCGACGCCTACGAACGCGGCCGCCGGCTGGTCGGGTTGTTCTGCCAGCAGGGCCATTTCGACCGGGCCAAGGCCGAGGCCGGTGACACCGACCTGCATGCGCTGCTGCCCGAGTCGGCGCGGCGCGCCTACGACGTGCACCCGATCGTCGAGGCTCTTCTGGATTCGCGCGCGGACGGCGCGGAGCCCTTCGAAGAGTTCCAGGGCAAGTGGGCGCCGTCGATCGTGATCGGCCTGGGCCGGCTGGCCGGCCGCACCGTCGGCGTGATCGCCAACAACCCGCTGCGGCTGGGCGGCTGCCTGAATTCCGAAAGTGCCGAGAAGGCAGCACGTTTCGTGCGGCTGTGCGACGCGTTCGGCATTCCGATCGTCAACATCGTCGACGTGCCCGGCTACCTGCCCGGGGTGGACCAGGAGTGGGGCGGCGTCGTGCGGCGTGGCGCCAAGCTGCTGCACGCCTTCGGCGAGTGCTCAGTGCCACGGGTCACGCTCGTCACCCGCAAGATCTACGGCGGCGCCTACATCGCGATGAACTCGCGGTCGCTGGGTGCGACGAAGGTGTACGCATGGCCCGACGCCGAGGTCGCCGTCATGGGCGCCAAGGCCGCGGTCGGCATCCTGCACAAGAAGAAGCTCGCGGCTGCGCCCGCGGACGAGCGCGAGGCATTGCACGAGGAGCTGGCCGCCGAGCACGAGAAGCTCGCCGGCGGCGTGGATTCGGCGATCGACATCGGCGTGGTCGACGAGAAGATCGACCCGTCACACACCCGCAGCAAGCTGACCCAGGCGCTGGCCGAGGCGCCCGCCCGCCGCGGCAGGCACAAGAACATCCCGCTGTGA
- the kasB gene encoding 3-oxoacyl-ACP synthase KasB has protein sequence MAGLVPLSTGNGFPNVVVTGIAMTTAAATSADETWKKLLDGQSGIRKLEDPFVEEYDLPVRIGGHLLEGFDHELTRVELRRLSYLQKMSTVLSRRVWENAGSPEVDPKRLMVSIGTGMGSTEELVFSYDGMRAKGLKAVSPLAVQMYMPNAAAAAVGLERKARAGVVTPVSACASGSEGIAHAWRNIVLGEADVAICGGVETKIEAVPIAGFAQMRIVLSTTNDNPAGACRPFDKDRNGFVFGEAGALMVIETEEHAKARGANILARIMGASITSDGYHIVAPDPNGEQAGHAMSRAIQLAGLQPTDIDHVNAHATGTSVGDVAEGKAINNAMGGHYPAVYAPKAALGHSVGAVGAVESILTVLALRDGVIPPTLNLRNLDPEIDLDVVAGEPRQGNYQYAINNSFGFGGHNVALAFGKY, from the coding sequence ATGGCAGGGTTGGTTCCCCTTTCGACGGGGAACGGTTTTCCCAACGTGGTCGTCACCGGCATCGCGATGACGACTGCCGCGGCGACCAGCGCCGACGAGACCTGGAAGAAGCTGCTCGACGGCCAGAGCGGGATCCGCAAGCTCGAGGACCCGTTCGTCGAGGAGTATGACCTACCGGTGCGGATCGGCGGCCATCTCCTCGAGGGGTTCGACCACGAGCTGACGCGGGTCGAACTGCGCCGGCTGTCGTACCTGCAGAAGATGTCGACGGTGCTGTCGAGGCGGGTGTGGGAAAACGCGGGCTCGCCCGAGGTGGACCCCAAGCGCCTGATGGTGTCGATCGGCACCGGCATGGGCTCCACCGAGGAGCTGGTGTTCAGCTACGACGGCATGCGTGCCAAGGGCCTCAAGGCCGTTTCACCCCTGGCCGTGCAGATGTACATGCCCAACGCGGCCGCCGCCGCCGTGGGGCTCGAGCGCAAGGCCCGTGCCGGAGTCGTCACCCCGGTGTCGGCCTGCGCATCGGGTTCTGAGGGCATCGCACACGCGTGGCGCAACATCGTGCTCGGCGAAGCCGACGTCGCCATCTGCGGCGGCGTCGAGACCAAGATCGAGGCGGTCCCGATCGCCGGCTTCGCCCAGATGCGAATCGTGTTGTCCACCACCAACGACAACCCCGCCGGTGCGTGCCGCCCGTTCGACAAGGACCGCAACGGCTTCGTGTTCGGTGAGGCCGGCGCCCTGATGGTCATCGAGACGGAGGAACACGCGAAGGCCCGTGGCGCCAACATCCTGGCGCGCATCATGGGCGCCAGCATCACCTCGGACGGCTACCACATCGTGGCGCCCGATCCCAACGGTGAGCAGGCCGGGCACGCGATGTCTCGGGCCATCCAGCTCGCCGGGCTGCAGCCCACCGATATCGACCACGTCAACGCGCACGCCACCGGCACCAGCGTCGGCGACGTGGCCGAGGGCAAGGCGATCAACAACGCGATGGGCGGCCACTATCCGGCCGTGTACGCACCCAAGGCCGCGCTCGGCCACTCGGTCGGCGCAGTCGGCGCGGTCGAGTCCATCCTGACCGTGCTGGCCTTGCGGGACGGAGTCATCCCGCCGACGCTGAACCTGCGCAACCTGGATCCGGAGATCGATCTGGACGTGGTCGCCGGCGAGCCGCGGCAGGGCAACTACCAATACGCGATCAACAACTCGTTCGGATTCGGCGGGCACAACGTCGCACTCGCCTTCGGCAAGTACTGA
- the kasA gene encoding 3-oxoacyl-ACP synthase KasA translates to MSKPSTANGGFPNVVVTAVTATTSVAADIESTWKGLLAGESGIRVLEDEFVTKWDLPVRIGGHLVDSIDDHMTRLDMRRMSYVQRMAKHLGGQLWETAGTPEVDPDRFAVVVGTGLGGGEKIVETYDAMNEGGPRKVSPLAVQMIMPNGAAAVIGLQLGARAGVITPVSACSSGSEAIAHGWRQIVMGDADIAVVGGVEGGIEALPIAAFSMMRAMSTNNDDPAGASRPFDKNRDGFVFGEAGALMVIETEEHAKARGAKPLARLMGAGITSDAFHMVAPASDGLRAGQAMKRAMETAGLSPSDIHHVNAHATATSIGDVAEANAIRVAGVEHAAVYAPKSALGHSIGAVGALESALTVLALRDGVIPPTLNFETPDPEIDLDVVAGEPRYGDYQYAINNSFGFGGHNVALAFGRY, encoded by the coding sequence ATGAGTAAACCTTCCACTGCTAACGGCGGTTTCCCCAACGTCGTCGTGACCGCCGTCACGGCGACCACGTCGGTCGCGGCGGACATCGAGAGCACGTGGAAGGGGCTGCTGGCCGGCGAGAGCGGCATCCGCGTCCTCGAGGACGAGTTCGTCACCAAGTGGGACCTGCCGGTCCGCATCGGTGGCCACCTCGTCGACTCGATCGACGACCACATGACGCGACTGGACATGCGACGCATGTCGTATGTCCAGCGCATGGCCAAGCATCTCGGTGGCCAGCTCTGGGAGACCGCGGGTACCCCCGAGGTCGACCCGGATCGCTTCGCCGTGGTCGTCGGCACCGGTCTGGGTGGCGGCGAGAAAATCGTCGAGACCTACGACGCGATGAACGAGGGCGGCCCCCGCAAGGTGTCGCCGCTCGCGGTGCAGATGATCATGCCGAACGGTGCGGCCGCGGTAATCGGCCTGCAACTGGGCGCCAGGGCCGGGGTCATCACCCCGGTGTCTGCCTGTTCGTCGGGTTCGGAGGCCATCGCGCACGGCTGGCGTCAGATCGTGATGGGTGACGCCGACATCGCCGTCGTCGGCGGTGTCGAGGGCGGTATCGAGGCGCTGCCGATCGCGGCGTTCTCGATGATGCGCGCGATGTCGACCAACAACGACGATCCGGCGGGCGCGTCGCGGCCGTTCGACAAGAACCGCGACGGGTTCGTCTTTGGCGAGGCCGGCGCGCTCATGGTCATCGAAACCGAGGAGCACGCCAAGGCCCGCGGCGCCAAGCCGCTGGCCCGCCTCATGGGCGCAGGCATCACGTCGGACGCGTTCCACATGGTCGCGCCGGCGAGCGACGGCCTGCGTGCCGGCCAGGCGATGAAGCGTGCGATGGAGACGGCGGGGTTGTCGCCCAGCGACATTCACCACGTCAATGCGCACGCGACGGCCACCTCGATCGGTGACGTCGCCGAGGCCAACGCGATCCGGGTGGCAGGTGTCGAGCACGCTGCGGTGTACGCGCCCAAGTCGGCGCTCGGCCACTCCATCGGTGCGGTGGGTGCGCTGGAATCGGCGCTCACCGTGCTCGCGCTGCGCGACGGCGTGATCCCGCCGACCCTCAACTTCGAGACCCCCGATCCGGAGATCGATCTCGATGTTGTTGCGGGCGAGCCTCGATACGGCGACTACCAGTACGCCATCAACAACTCGTTCGGGTTCGGTGGACACAATGTCGCCCTAGCCTTCGGGCGCTACTGA
- the acpM gene encoding meromycolate extension acyl carrier protein AcpM, with amino-acid sequence MPASQDEIIAGLAEIIEEVTGIEPSEVTPEKSFVDDLDIDSLSMVEIAVQTEDKYGVKIPDEDLAGLRTVGDVVSYIQKLEEENPEAAAAIRAQIEADRA; translated from the coding sequence GTGCCCGCCAGTCAGGATGAAATCATCGCCGGTCTCGCCGAGATCATCGAAGAGGTCACCGGTATCGAGCCGTCAGAGGTCACCCCGGAGAAGTCGTTCGTCGACGACCTGGACATCGACTCGCTTTCGATGGTGGAGATCGCCGTGCAGACCGAGGACAAGTACGGAGTGAAGATCCCGGACGAGGACCTCGCCGGCCTGCGCACCGTCGGTGACGTCGTCTCCTACATCCAGAAGCTCGAGGAAGAGAACCCCGAAGCGGCCGCGGCCATCCGCGCGCAGATCGAAGCCGATCGGGCATGA
- a CDS encoding ACP S-malonyltransferase — translation MLNAWLELPGATDRLAAWSEISGLDLLTLGTTATAEEITDTAVTQPLVVAATLLAHEELTRRGVIAGHDTVVAGHSVGEIAAYAMTGVISADDAVKLAATRGREMAKACAVEPTGMAAVLGGEEADVLARLEALDLVPANRNAAGQIVAAGAVAALDKLVEDPPEKARVRKLATAGAFHTHYMASALDGYAAAAAGVTTNEPTTTLLSNADGQPVASAADAMSKLVAQMTRPVRWDLCTESMRQRFQEAEATAIVEFPPAGALTGIAKRELRGVPTHAVKSPADLDGLAEL, via the coding sequence ATGCTCAACGCGTGGCTCGAGCTGCCCGGTGCGACCGATCGGCTCGCCGCGTGGTCCGAGATCAGCGGGCTCGACCTGCTCACCCTGGGCACCACCGCGACCGCCGAGGAGATCACCGACACCGCGGTCACCCAGCCCCTGGTGGTGGCGGCCACGCTGCTGGCCCACGAGGAGCTGACCCGTCGCGGCGTCATCGCCGGCCACGACACCGTGGTGGCGGGCCATTCGGTCGGTGAGATCGCCGCTTACGCGATGACCGGTGTCATCTCCGCCGACGACGCCGTCAAGCTGGCCGCCACCCGCGGCCGCGAGATGGCCAAGGCGTGCGCGGTTGAGCCGACCGGCATGGCCGCCGTACTCGGCGGTGAGGAAGCCGACGTGCTGGCGCGGCTCGAGGCGCTCGACCTGGTGCCGGCCAACCGCAACGCCGCCGGTCAGATCGTCGCCGCTGGTGCGGTGGCAGCGCTGGACAAGCTGGTCGAGGATCCGCCGGAGAAGGCGCGGGTGCGCAAGCTGGCCACCGCCGGCGCCTTCCACACGCACTACATGGCCTCGGCACTGGACGGCTATGCCGCCGCCGCCGCCGGTGTAACGACCAATGAGCCGACCACGACGCTACTGTCGAACGCCGACGGTCAGCCGGTGGCGTCGGCGGCCGACGCGATGAGCAAGCTGGTCGCGCAGATGACCAGGCCGGTGCGCTGGGACCTGTGCACCGAGAGCATGCGCCAGCGCTTCCAAGAAGCAGAGGCGACGGCGATCGTCGAGTTCCCGCCCGCGGGGGCGTTGACGGGCATCGCAAAACGTGAACTTCGGGGGGTGCCGACGCACGCCGTCAAGTCCCCCGCTGATCTGGACGGGCTCGCAGAGCTTTAG
- a CDS encoding PucR family transcriptional regulator: MPDNRFVPPKSTVEVLETVPDSVLRRLQQYSGRLSTEAVRAMEDRLPFFAELEASQRASVQLVVQTAVVNFVEWMRDPRSDVSYTAQAFEVVPQDLRRRIALRQSVEMVRVTMEFFEEVVPLLARTEEQLTALTAGILRYSRDLAFAAASAYADQAEARGAWDTRMEANVVDAVVRGDTGPDLQSQAAALNWDATAPATVIVGLPPPDRIDLASDDVHDVVARHGRSALSDVHGTWLVAIVSGGLSPTDRFLTEILTVFADGPVVFGPTAPTLATAHRSATEAIAGMNAVAGWTGAPRPVSARELLPERALLGDVSAITALETEVMRPLADAGPALTDTLDAYLDSGGAIEACARKLFVHPNTVRYRLKRIADFTGRDPTLPRDAYVLRVAATVNRLGRQPYHTGSANTVATARPALRSSTFAVQ; this comes from the coding sequence ATGCCTGACAACCGGTTCGTCCCGCCGAAGTCGACGGTCGAGGTGCTCGAGACGGTGCCCGACTCCGTGCTGCGGCGCCTGCAGCAGTACTCCGGCCGGCTGTCCACCGAAGCGGTGCGGGCGATGGAGGACCGGCTGCCGTTCTTCGCCGAACTCGAGGCCTCCCAGCGGGCCAGCGTGCAACTGGTTGTGCAGACCGCAGTGGTCAACTTCGTCGAATGGATGCGCGACCCGCGGAGCGACGTCAGCTACACCGCACAGGCTTTCGAAGTGGTGCCGCAGGATCTACGGCGGCGCATCGCGCTGCGTCAGTCGGTCGAGATGGTGCGCGTCACCATGGAGTTCTTCGAGGAGGTGGTGCCGCTGCTGGCCCGCACCGAGGAACAGTTGACCGCGTTGACCGCGGGTATCCTGCGGTACAGCCGCGATCTCGCGTTCGCCGCGGCGTCGGCCTACGCCGATCAGGCCGAGGCGCGCGGCGCCTGGGACACCCGGATGGAGGCCAACGTCGTCGACGCGGTGGTGCGCGGCGACACCGGACCCGACCTGCAGTCGCAGGCCGCCGCGCTGAACTGGGACGCGACCGCCCCCGCCACAGTGATCGTGGGGCTGCCGCCACCCGACCGCATCGACCTGGCCAGCGACGACGTTCACGATGTGGTCGCCCGCCACGGCCGTTCGGCGCTGTCCGACGTGCACGGCACCTGGCTGGTGGCCATCGTGTCGGGCGGGCTGTCGCCGACCGATCGGTTCCTCACCGAGATCCTCACCGTGTTCGCCGACGGCCCCGTCGTGTTCGGGCCGACGGCGCCCACCCTGGCAACCGCGCATCGCAGCGCCACCGAGGCCATCGCGGGAATGAACGCCGTGGCGGGTTGGACCGGAGCGCCGCGGCCGGTGTCGGCGCGCGAACTGCTACCCGAGCGGGCGCTGCTCGGCGATGTGTCGGCTATCACGGCACTCGAGACAGAGGTGATGCGACCGCTGGCGGACGCCGGCCCGGCGCTGACCGACACCCTCGACGCTTATCTGGACTCCGGCGGCGCCATCGAAGCATGCGCCCGCAAATTGTTCGTTCATCCAAACACGGTCCGCTACCGGCTCAAACGAATAGCTGACTTCACGGGCCGCGATCCGACGCTGCCGCGCGACGCCTATGTCCTGCGGGTGGCGGCCACCGTCAACCGGCTGGGCCGCCAGCCATACCACACAGGCTCGGCAAACACCGTGGCCACGGCCCGTCCGGCCCTTCGTTCCTCCACATTCGCGGTCCAGTAA
- the aceE gene encoding pyruvate dehydrogenase (acetyl-transferring), homodimeric type, which produces MTTEFARQDQAQNSTTAAEPDRVRVIREGVASYLPDIDPEETGEWLESFDELLDRSGAARARYMLLRLLERSGEQRVAIPALTSTDYVNTIPTELEPWFPGDEDVERRYRTWIRWNAAIMVHRAQRPGVGVGGHISTYASSAALYEVGFNHFFRGKSHPGGGDHVFIQGHASPGIYARAYLEGRLTADQLDGFRQEHSHPGGGLPSYPHPRLMPDFWEFPTVSMGIGPLNAIYQARFNHYMHDRGIKDTSDQHVWAFLGDGEMDEPESRGCAHVAAMEGLDNLTFVVNCNLQRLDGPVRGNGKIIQELESFFRGAGWNVIKVVWGREWDALLHADRDGALVNLMNSTPDGDYQTYKANDGAYVRDHFFGRDPRTKALVEKMSDTEIWNLKRGGHDYRKVYAAYRAAVEHKGQPTVILAKTIKGYSLGAHFQGRNATHQMKKLALEDLKYFRDAQRVPISDAQLEENPYLPPYYHPGPEAPEIRYMLDRRRALGGFLPERRTKSRALTLPGHDTYKALKKGSGKQEVATTMATVRTFKEILRDRDKTGIGQRIVPIIPDEARTFGMDSWFPSLKIYNRNGQLYTSVDADLMLAYKESETGQILHEGINEAGSTATFTAAGTSYSTHNEPMIPVYIFYSMFGFQRTGDFLWAAADQMARGFVLGATAGRTTLVGEGLQHADGHSLLLASTNPAVVAYDPAFAYEIAYIVESGLHRMYGENPENVYFYLTIYNEPYVQPAEPENLDVEGLLRGIYRYQAAPEKRSNVAQILVSGVAMPSALKAAELLAEEWDVAADVWSVTSWNELNRDGVEIEKNALRHPDRPAGTPYITKVLGDAAGPVVAVSDWMRAVPEQIRAWVPGTYITLGTDGFGFSDTRPAARRYYNTDGESIAVAVLEGLARDGNIDQSVAVEAAQRYEIDDVMAAPEQTSDPGVA; this is translated from the coding sequence TTGACCACCGAGTTCGCGCGCCAGGACCAGGCCCAAAACTCCACTACCGCAGCCGAACCCGATCGTGTCCGCGTCATTCGCGAAGGCGTCGCCTCGTATCTGCCCGACATCGACCCCGAAGAGACCGGCGAATGGCTCGAATCGTTCGACGAACTGCTCGACCGGTCCGGCGCGGCCCGCGCGCGCTACATGCTGTTACGCCTGCTGGAGCGTTCCGGCGAACAGCGCGTGGCCATCCCGGCGCTGACATCGACGGACTACGTCAACACCATCCCTACCGAACTGGAGCCCTGGTTTCCCGGCGACGAGGACGTCGAGCGTCGCTACCGGACCTGGATCCGGTGGAACGCCGCCATCATGGTGCACCGTGCGCAACGGCCCGGAGTCGGTGTGGGCGGCCACATTTCGACCTACGCGTCGTCGGCCGCACTCTACGAAGTGGGCTTCAACCACTTCTTCCGCGGCAAGTCCCACCCGGGCGGCGGAGACCACGTCTTCATCCAGGGCCACGCCTCGCCGGGCATCTACGCGCGCGCCTACCTCGAGGGCAGGCTGACCGCCGACCAACTCGACGGCTTCCGCCAGGAGCACAGCCACCCCGGCGGCGGACTGCCGTCCTATCCCCACCCCCGCCTGATGCCGGACTTCTGGGAGTTCCCCACGGTGTCGATGGGCATCGGCCCGCTGAACGCCATTTACCAGGCCCGCTTCAACCACTACATGCACGACCGCGGCATCAAGGACACCTCCGACCAGCACGTCTGGGCGTTCCTCGGCGACGGCGAGATGGACGAACCGGAGAGCCGCGGCTGCGCCCACGTGGCCGCGATGGAAGGGCTGGACAACCTCACCTTCGTCGTCAACTGCAACCTGCAGCGCCTCGACGGACCGGTTCGCGGCAACGGCAAGATCATCCAGGAGTTGGAGTCGTTCTTCCGCGGTGCGGGCTGGAACGTCATCAAGGTGGTGTGGGGCCGCGAGTGGGACGCGCTGTTGCACGCCGACCGCGACGGCGCGCTGGTCAACCTGATGAACAGCACCCCCGACGGGGACTATCAGACATACAAGGCCAACGACGGCGCCTACGTGCGCGACCACTTCTTCGGGCGCGACCCCCGCACCAAGGCGCTCGTCGAGAAGATGTCGGACACCGAGATCTGGAACCTCAAGCGCGGGGGCCACGACTACCGCAAGGTCTACGCCGCCTACCGTGCGGCCGTCGAGCACAAGGGCCAGCCGACGGTCATCCTCGCCAAGACCATCAAGGGATACTCGCTGGGCGCTCACTTCCAGGGCCGCAACGCCACCCACCAGATGAAGAAGCTGGCACTGGAGGACCTCAAGTACTTCCGCGACGCGCAGCGCGTCCCGATCAGCGACGCCCAGCTCGAGGAGAACCCCTACCTGCCGCCCTACTACCACCCCGGTCCGGAGGCACCCGAGATCCGCTACATGCTCGACCGGCGTCGGGCGCTCGGCGGATTCCTGCCCGAACGCCGCACCAAGTCGCGAGCGCTGACGCTGCCCGGCCACGACACCTACAAGGCGCTGAAGAAAGGCTCGGGCAAGCAGGAGGTCGCCACCACCATGGCGACGGTCCGGACGTTCAAGGAGATACTGCGCGATCGGGACAAGACCGGCATCGGTCAGCGGATCGTGCCGATCATTCCCGACGAGGCCCGCACCTTCGGCATGGACTCGTGGTTCCCCAGCCTCAAGATCTACAACCGCAACGGTCAGCTCTACACGTCCGTCGATGCGGACCTGATGCTGGCGTACAAGGAGAGCGAAACCGGCCAGATCCTGCACGAGGGCATCAACGAGGCCGGTTCGACGGCGACGTTCACCGCCGCGGGCACCTCATACTCCACCCACAACGAGCCGATGATCCCGGTCTACATCTTCTATTCGATGTTCGGCTTCCAGCGCACCGGCGACTTCCTCTGGGCCGCCGCCGACCAGATGGCCCGCGGTTTCGTGCTGGGGGCAACGGCCGGGCGCACCACGCTGGTCGGCGAGGGGCTGCAGCACGCCGACGGGCACTCGTTGCTGCTGGCCTCGACGAACCCGGCCGTGGTGGCCTACGACCCGGCGTTCGCCTATGAGATCGCCTACATCGTCGAGTCCGGCCTGCATCGCATGTACGGCGAGAACCCCGAGAACGTGTACTTCTACCTGACCATCTACAACGAGCCCTACGTGCAGCCCGCCGAGCCGGAGAACCTGGACGTCGAAGGATTGTTGCGGGGCATCTACCGCTACCAGGCGGCGCCGGAAAAGCGGTCCAACGTCGCGCAGATCCTGGTCTCCGGGGTGGCCATGCCGTCCGCGCTCAAGGCGGCCGAGCTACTTGCCGAGGAGTGGGACGTGGCCGCCGACGTGTGGTCGGTGACCAGCTGGAATGAGCTCAACCGCGACGGCGTCGAGATCGAGAAGAACGCGCTGCGCCACCCGGACCGGCCCGCGGGCACGCCGTACATCACCAAGGTGCTCGGCGACGCGGCCGGCCCTGTGGTGGCGGTCTCCGACTGGATGCGTGCGGTGCCCGAACAGATCCGGGCCTGGGTGCCCGGCACCTACATCACGCTGGGCACCGACGGGTTCGGCTTCTCCGACACCAGGCCCGCCGCGCGGCGCTACTACAACACCGACGGCGAGTCGATCGCCGTCGCCGTGCTCGAGGGGCTGGCGCGTGATGGGAACATCGACCAGTCCGTCGCGGTGGAGGCCGCGCAGCGCTACGAGATCGACGACGTGATGGCCGCGCCGGAGCAGACATCCGACCCGGGCGTGGCCTAA
- a CDS encoding DUF3052 domain-containing protein, with product MVAADDAPNYARRLGIQKDQVVQELGWDDDVDDDIRADIEEACGSELLDEDADEVIDVVLLWWRDDDGDLVDALMDAITPLADDGVIWVVTPKTGQPGHVQPADIAESAPTAGLMQTSSANLGDWIASRLVQPKSKAAGRH from the coding sequence GTGGTCGCGGCGGATGACGCCCCGAACTACGCCCGCAGACTGGGCATCCAAAAAGATCAGGTTGTGCAGGAGTTGGGCTGGGACGACGACGTCGACGATGACATCCGGGCCGACATCGAAGAAGCGTGCGGCAGCGAGCTGCTCGACGAGGACGCCGACGAGGTCATCGACGTGGTGCTGTTGTGGTGGCGCGACGACGACGGTGACCTCGTGGATGCGCTGATGGACGCCATCACCCCGCTCGCCGACGACGGTGTGATCTGGGTGGTGACGCCGAAGACCGGTCAGCCGGGCCATGTGCAGCCCGCCGACATCGCCGAGTCGGCTCCCACCGCGGGGCTGATGCAGACGTCGTCGGCCAACCTCGGCGATTGGATCGCCAGTCGGCTGGTGCAGCCGAAGTCAAAGGCCGCGGGGCGGCACTGA
- a CDS encoding peroxiredoxin has protein sequence MIEVGTEAPDFTLKDQNGQPVTLSSYRGDKNVLLVFFPLAFTGICQGELDEVRDKLPEYENDDTATLAISVGPPPTHKVWATQSGFTFPVLSDFWPHGAVAAAYGVFNESAGIANRGTFVVDRDGIVRFAEMKGPGEARDQALWTDALKALKSG, from the coding sequence ATGATTGAGGTGGGAACCGAGGCGCCGGACTTCACGCTCAAGGATCAGAACGGCCAGCCCGTCACGTTGAGCAGCTATCGCGGGGACAAGAACGTGCTGCTGGTGTTCTTTCCGCTCGCCTTCACCGGCATCTGCCAGGGCGAGCTCGACGAGGTTCGGGACAAGCTGCCCGAGTACGAGAACGACGACACCGCGACGTTGGCGATCTCGGTCGGTCCGCCGCCGACGCACAAGGTGTGGGCGACCCAGAGCGGCTTTACGTTTCCCGTGCTGTCGGACTTCTGGCCGCATGGAGCGGTCGCGGCGGCCTACGGCGTGTTCAACGAGTCCGCCGGCATCGCCAACCGAGGCACGTTCGTCGTCGACCGTGACGGCATCGTGCGGTTCGCCGAGATGAAGGGCCCCGGCGAGGCCCGTGATCAGGCGCTGTGGACGGACGCGCTGAAGGCGCTGAAGTCCGGCTGA